In Thauera sp. JM12B12, one DNA window encodes the following:
- the prsR gene encoding PEP-CTERM-box response regulator transcription factor, with the protein MSSETVNSTPDKRRTLLIVEDDPALQKQMRWAFDACDAVVADDRESAITQLRKHEPAVVTMDLGLPPAPDDVSEGFRLLREILALAPDTKVIVLTGQHDRENAVKAVGLGAYDFFAKPFEPELLNLTIDRAFRMHDLQKENARLAALEGSPLSGLLTRDPGMLKICRTIEKLASASVTVALLGESGTGKEILARGLHALSPRARERFVAINCAAIPDALLESELFGYEKGAFTGAVKQTLGKIETAHGGTLFLDEIGDLPMALQAKLLRFLQERRIERVGGREEIPVDVRIVCATHRDLKAQIQAGNFREDLYYRLAEIVIEIPPLRDREGDATLLAHAFAQRFARDNGRRTPMLADDALSAIEAHAWPGNVRELENCMKRAVIMADGDCITAADLGLEAPDEDLEHLNLRAVRDQAERNAVLKVIARTNGNIARAAEILGISRPSLYDLLGRFGLKKENGS; encoded by the coding sequence ATGAGCAGCGAAACAGTGAACTCGACGCCCGATAAGCGCCGTACCCTATTGATCGTGGAGGACGACCCCGCGCTGCAGAAGCAGATGCGATGGGCCTTCGATGCCTGCGACGCCGTGGTCGCCGACGACCGCGAAAGCGCCATCACCCAGCTGCGCAAGCACGAGCCGGCGGTGGTCACCATGGATCTCGGCTTGCCGCCGGCCCCGGACGACGTCAGCGAAGGCTTCAGGCTGCTGCGCGAGATCCTCGCCCTGGCGCCCGACACCAAGGTCATCGTGCTTACCGGACAGCACGACCGCGAGAACGCGGTGAAGGCGGTGGGTCTGGGCGCCTACGACTTCTTCGCCAAGCCCTTCGAGCCGGAGCTGCTCAACCTGACCATCGACCGCGCCTTCCGCATGCATGACCTGCAGAAGGAAAACGCCCGCCTGGCCGCGCTCGAGGGCAGTCCGCTCTCCGGGCTGCTCACGCGCGATCCGGGCATGCTCAAGATCTGCCGCACGATCGAGAAGCTCGCCTCGGCGTCGGTGACCGTGGCGCTGCTGGGCGAGAGCGGGACCGGCAAGGAGATCCTCGCGCGCGGGCTGCATGCCCTGTCGCCGCGCGCCCGCGAACGCTTCGTCGCCATCAACTGCGCGGCGATTCCCGACGCGCTGCTCGAAAGCGAGCTGTTCGGTTACGAGAAGGGCGCCTTCACCGGTGCGGTCAAGCAGACGCTGGGCAAGATCGAGACCGCCCACGGCGGCACGCTCTTCCTCGACGAGATCGGCGACCTTCCCATGGCTCTCCAGGCCAAGCTGCTGCGCTTCCTGCAGGAGCGCCGGATCGAGCGTGTCGGCGGGCGCGAGGAGATCCCCGTCGACGTCCGCATCGTCTGCGCCACCCACCGCGACCTCAAGGCCCAGATCCAGGCGGGCAACTTCCGCGAGGATCTGTACTACAGGCTCGCCGAGATCGTCATCGAGATTCCGCCACTGCGCGACCGCGAGGGCGATGCGACCCTGCTTGCGCACGCATTCGCGCAACGATTTGCACGCGACAATGGTCGCCGTACGCCGATGCTGGCCGACGACGCCCTGTCCGCGATCGAGGCGCATGCGTGGCCGGGCAACGTGCGCGAACTCGAGAACTGCATGAAGCGCGCGGTGATCATGGCCGATGGCGACTGCATCACCGCCGCCGACCTCGGCCTGGAGGCCCCCGACGAAGATCTCGAGCACCTCAACCTGCGCGCGGTGCGCGACCAGGCCGAGCGCAACGCCGTCCTCAAGGTCATCGCACGCACCAACGGCAACATCGCCCGCGCAGCCGAGATCCTCGGCATCAGCCGGCCGTCCCTATATGATCTGCTCGGCCGTTTCGGCCTGAAGAAGGAGAATGGATCGTGA
- the prsK gene encoding XrtA/PEP-CTERM system histidine kinase PrsK: protein MAEVATWGYGLAALAYSFFGLYIFFAWRGALPGGVLFVAVVASCLWAAFSAATAVQSGVLLALGAMVLDVLRGGAWYAFLIVLSRPLWAGRLRWPALLAAAVVVFQFAALAFEASYGSERLPLRPVLAAWLAHAIVGLMLVEQLYRGVPGNSRWGIKPVCLALAAGYTFELYLFADAFLFARIDEDVWAVRGLAHALLIPLVALSGTRSPSWTLRMSVSREVVFHSTALAGAGLYLLVIAGAAYYVRYFGGDWGRALQMTLLFAGLVLLGALLFSGALRARLRVLISKHLFSYRYDYRNEWLRFTQALSAADSGLDLGQSVIRALSDLVESPGGALWLADPYGNFAMHSRLNHPEMRIVEPKGAPFCGFLDEREWIINLEELRAQPSRYEGLLLPEWLSRLEDAWLVIPLKTAERLIGFVVLSSPRTPFDIDWEVLDLLKTAQRQAAGYLDRMLAAEALLEARKFDSFNRMSAFVVHDLKNLVAQLSLMLKNAERHRDNPEFQQDMLETVAHVESRMRGLMSQLQEKRSIDPPRAVDLVALVRAVCEHKRNQRPLVDLQLGTAAACEVTAHPERLERIIGHVVQNALDATDEAGKVSLTLEMADAARVRLVVEDNGCGMTPDFIRERLSRPFQTTKSSGMGIGVFETRQYLEEIGGTLRYDSEVGVGTRVTIALPISRRDH from the coding sequence GTGGCTGAGGTCGCGACCTGGGGCTACGGCCTGGCGGCGTTGGCCTATTCGTTTTTCGGGCTCTATATCTTCTTCGCGTGGCGCGGCGCGCTGCCGGGCGGCGTGCTGTTCGTCGCGGTCGTGGCGTCCTGCCTCTGGGCTGCGTTCTCGGCGGCCACGGCTGTGCAGTCGGGCGTGTTGCTGGCGCTCGGTGCCATGGTGCTCGACGTGCTGCGCGGCGGCGCATGGTACGCCTTCCTCATCGTTCTCTCCCGCCCCTTGTGGGCGGGGCGTCTGCGCTGGCCGGCGCTGCTTGCCGCGGCCGTCGTGGTGTTCCAGTTCGCCGCCTTGGCGTTCGAGGCCTCGTATGGCAGCGAGCGGTTGCCGCTGAGACCTGTTCTGGCGGCCTGGCTGGCGCATGCGATCGTCGGCCTGATGCTGGTCGAGCAGCTCTACCGGGGGGTGCCGGGCAATTCGCGCTGGGGCATCAAGCCAGTGTGTCTGGCGCTGGCTGCGGGTTACACCTTCGAGCTGTACCTGTTCGCCGATGCCTTCCTGTTCGCACGCATCGACGAGGATGTGTGGGCGGTGCGTGGTCTCGCGCATGCGCTGCTGATCCCGCTCGTTGCGCTGTCGGGAACGCGCAGCCCGTCCTGGACCTTGCGCATGTCGGTGTCGCGGGAGGTGGTGTTTCATTCGACCGCGCTTGCCGGCGCCGGGCTCTATCTGCTGGTGATCGCCGGCGCCGCGTACTACGTGCGCTATTTTGGCGGAGACTGGGGGCGGGCGTTGCAGATGACGCTGCTTTTCGCCGGCCTCGTGCTACTGGGCGCACTGCTCTTTTCCGGGGCGCTGCGCGCCAGGCTGCGCGTGCTGATCAGCAAGCATCTGTTTTCCTATCGCTACGACTACCGCAACGAGTGGCTGCGCTTCACGCAGGCCCTGTCAGCCGCGGATAGCGGCCTGGATCTGGGACAGTCCGTGATTCGCGCCCTGTCCGACCTGGTCGAGAGTCCCGGGGGGGCCTTATGGCTGGCTGATCCTTACGGCAATTTCGCCATGCACTCGCGGCTCAACCACCCCGAAATGCGGATCGTCGAGCCCAAGGGGGCGCCGTTCTGCGGTTTCCTGGACGAACGCGAGTGGATCATCAATCTCGAGGAGTTGCGCGCCCAGCCCTCGCGCTACGAGGGATTGCTGTTGCCGGAATGGTTGTCGCGGCTCGAGGACGCATGGCTCGTCATTCCGCTCAAGACGGCGGAGCGCCTCATCGGCTTCGTGGTGCTCAGCTCGCCGCGCACGCCGTTCGACATCGACTGGGAGGTGCTGGACCTGCTCAAGACGGCGCAGCGCCAGGCTGCAGGCTATCTCGACCGCATGCTCGCGGCCGAGGCGCTGCTCGAGGCCCGCAAGTTCGACTCGTTCAATCGCATGTCGGCCTTCGTCGTGCACGACCTGAAGAATCTCGTGGCGCAGCTCTCGCTCATGCTCAAGAACGCCGAGCGCCATCGCGACAACCCGGAGTTTCAACAGGACATGCTGGAGACGGTGGCACACGTCGAGTCGCGCATGCGCGGGCTGATGTCCCAGTTGCAGGAGAAACGCTCGATCGACCCGCCGCGTGCGGTCGACCTCGTCGCGCTGGTCCGCGCGGTGTGCGAGCACAAGCGCAACCAGCGCCCGCTGGTCGATCTGCAACTCGGAACCGCTGCCGCCTGCGAGGTCACCGCCCATCCCGAGCGGCTCGAGCGCATCATCGGGCATGTCGTGCAAAATGCCCTCGACGCGACCGATGAGGCTGGTAAGGTGTCCCTGACACTCGAGATGGCCGATGCCGCACGGGTACGCCTCGTCGTAGAGGACAACGGTTGCGGGATGACGCCCGATTTCATCCGCGAGCGCCTGTCGCGTCCCTTCCAGACCACCAAGTCGAGCGGAATGGGTATCGGCGTGTTCGAGACACGCCAGTATCTCGAGGAGATCGGCGGCACCCTGCGCTATGACAGCGAGGTGGGCGTGGGGACCCGGGTCACGATCGCGCTTCCGATCAGCCGTCGTGATCATTGA